A region from the uncultured Holophaga sp. genome encodes:
- the lipB gene encoding lipoyl(octanoyl) transferase LipB has protein sequence MTARATLHLLGPVLYTAGLTLQRDLAEAVRGGEDGHLLVLEHDPVYTLGHHATEGDIHVGPEILAREGISVHRTDRGGQVTWHGPGQVVVYPVCPVPGRGVGAFVQALEEAMIRTASDFGVTARREAGRAGIWVGERKLGALGIHVSRRVATHGLAFNVAPDLRAFGWITPCGMADRGVCSLASLLGAACPSWDLAARTLARRLGETLGLELRTAPEPASSISVSVWRRRAGLIEYLILERQPWDGGWWSPVTGMVEPGETLEQAALREVQEETGLVGPLRDLGLSHTFRVPERGFFRETCFHMEVSVDAVLDLAVEEHRDYRWCGLEEALALVGWDSARAALRRLAGALGC, from the coding sequence ATGACCGCCCGCGCCACCCTGCATCTCCTGGGTCCCGTGCTCTACACGGCGGGGCTCACCCTGCAGAGGGATCTGGCTGAAGCGGTGCGGGGCGGAGAGGATGGGCACCTGCTGGTGCTGGAGCATGACCCGGTCTATACCCTGGGCCACCATGCCACGGAGGGGGATATCCACGTGGGGCCGGAGATCCTGGCCCGGGAGGGGATCTCGGTTCATCGTACGGATCGGGGAGGACAGGTCACCTGGCATGGGCCAGGGCAGGTGGTGGTCTACCCGGTCTGCCCGGTGCCCGGGAGGGGTGTGGGGGCCTTTGTCCAGGCCCTGGAGGAGGCCATGATCCGAACCGCCTCGGACTTCGGCGTGACGGCCCGCCGGGAGGCGGGGCGGGCCGGGATCTGGGTGGGGGAACGGAAGCTGGGAGCTCTGGGGATCCATGTGAGCCGCCGCGTCGCCACCCATGGGCTGGCCTTCAACGTGGCCCCTGACCTGCGGGCCTTTGGATGGATCACGCCCTGTGGCATGGCCGACCGGGGGGTCTGCAGCCTAGCCAGCCTGCTGGGGGCTGCCTGTCCCAGCTGGGATCTGGCTGCACGGACCCTGGCGCGGCGTCTGGGCGAGACCTTGGGCCTAGAGCTCCGGACGGCCCCCGAGCCCGCCTCCAGCATTTCGGTGTCGGTCTGGCGCCGGAGGGCGGGACTGATCGAGTACCTCATCCTGGAGCGGCAGCCCTGGGATGGGGGCTGGTGGTCCCCGGTGACCGGGATGGTGGAGCCCGGGGAGACCCTGGAACAGGCGGCCCTCCGGGAAGTGCAGGAGGAGACAGGGCTGGTGGGACCCCTGCGTGACCTGGGGCTCTCCCACACCTTCCGGGTTCCGGAGCGGGGCTTCTTCCGGGAGACCTGCTTCCACATGGAGGTGTCGGTGGATGCGGTGTTGGACCTTGCCGTGGAGGAGCACCGGGACTATCGCTGGTGCGGGCTGGAGGAGGCCCTGGCCCTGGTGGGCTGGGACAGTGCCCGGGCGGCCCTCCGCCGGCTTGCCGGGGCCCTGGGCTGCTAA